The DNA window CAAGTAGGACGCCTCGCCCCCCAAGCCCTCCGGGGCTTGCCGATGCCGGCCCGTCTCCCGCTCCCCAGCGGCAGGCGGGCCGGACTCGTTTCAGGGCGTGGGTGATGACGCTGCAGCTCTTCAATGCGCCTGGTGTCTGACAGCCGGGCATCCGTCCCTGGGACGGCGAGGAGTGCGGCCGGGCGCGCGGCGGCGGGGGCCGCTGACTTTCGCTCGGGACGCGGACTCCGTAGGGTGGGTGGTGTCTTGTCGATGAAGCGCTACCGCTTGTCTGTGTGCAAGGGGTCGACCTGCAAGGCCGGCGGCGCGGACGCCGTGTATGCGACGGCCCGGGAGGCGCTGACCGAGAAGGGCCTGGTGCCGCGCTGCGAGCTCTACCGGGGCGGCTGCTATGGCTTCTGCCACATGGGTCCCAACGTCGTGGTCCGCGAGGAGACCGGACGGAAGAGAGACCCGCTCTCCCCCGAGGACTACCAGCTCATGGGGTGGGACGGAGAGGTGTACTACTCGGAGATGACGCCGGAGAAGATGCGCCGCGTGGTGGCCGAGCACATCGCCCAGG is part of the Myxococcus landrumus genome and encodes:
- a CDS encoding (2Fe-2S) ferredoxin domain-containing protein; protein product: MKRYRLSVCKGSTCKAGGADAVYATAREALTEKGLVPRCELYRGGCYGFCHMGPNVVVREETGRKRDPLSPEDYQLMGWDGEVYYSEMTPEKMRRVVAEHIAQDAPIPELFGQPDTPAPDDD